One window of the Piliocolobus tephrosceles isolate RC106 chromosome 17, ASM277652v3, whole genome shotgun sequence genome contains the following:
- the LOC113219761 gene encoding Fanconi anemia group A protein-like, giving the protein MYLKLVQLFVAGDTSTVSRPAGRSLELQGQHNPVELITKARLFLLQLIPRCPKKSFSHMGELLADRGDCDPEVSTALRSRQQAAPDADLYQEPHLF; this is encoded by the exons ATGTACCTGAAGCTGGTCCAGCTCTTCGTGGCTGGGGACACAAGCACAGTTTCACGTCCAGCCGGCAGGAGCCTGGAGCTCCAGGGTCAG CACAACCCTGTGGAATTGATAACAAAAGCTCGTCTTTTTCTGCTGCAGTTAATACCTCGGTGCCCGAAAAAGAGCTTCTCACACATGGGAGAG CTGCTGGCTGATCGTGGGGACTGCGACCCAGAGGTGAGCACTGCCCTCCGGAGCAGGCAGCAGGCTGCTCCTGACGCCGACCTGTACCAGGAGCCTCATCTCTTCTGA